In the Candidatus Palauibacter scopulicola genome, one interval contains:
- a CDS encoding sigma-70 family RNA polymerase sigma factor — translation MSRRAARGDRRALHALYEEYSEQLFAVAYRLTESSADARDVMHDVLADLPELLRRFDGKRPLGPWLRSVTARTALQHVRSEGRRHEITTALAPDEGDVVASPESPILDSIALERALSSLTEERRTVVVLKEIEGYSHREIAELLQIERSTSQGRLYKARKQLRAELFER, via the coding sequence TTGTCGCGCAGAGCGGCGCGCGGCGATCGCCGCGCGTTGCACGCCTTGTACGAGGAGTACTCGGAGCAGTTGTTCGCCGTGGCGTACCGCTTGACGGAGTCGTCCGCCGATGCTCGGGACGTGATGCACGATGTCCTTGCCGACCTTCCCGAGCTGCTTCGGCGCTTCGATGGCAAGCGGCCGCTGGGCCCGTGGCTGCGTTCCGTGACGGCCCGCACCGCGCTCCAACACGTCCGGTCGGAGGGGAGACGACACGAGATTACCACCGCCTTGGCGCCCGACGAAGGGGACGTCGTCGCGTCGCCGGAATCCCCCATCCTGGATTCGATCGCACTGGAGCGCGCGCTGTCTTCGCTCACGGAGGAACGGCGGACGGTCGTCGTCCTCAAAGAGATCGAGGGGTATTCGCACCGCGAGATCGCCGAGCTTCTCCAGATCGAGCGCTCGACCTCCCAGGGCCGGTTGTACAAGGCGCGGAAGCAGCTTCGCGCCGAACTGTTCGAGCGGTAG
- a CDS encoding BF3164 family lipoprotein, whose amino-acid sequence MRRSAIGVSVAAVLAVGACRQAEPATIDADSPAELTPDAVFADDSLGWIVEIGLAGDRVVALDAMLEPSVHVVDLETPGRLGSYGRQGDGPGEFKDPEQVVIGAAASPDEVWILDGIHQRLTRLSLPEIEAGAEVNPETVPLNGPIAGALVRASDGTWFAGGWITEGRIGRYHADRSYDRTILGFPPNVAEAPGTTLPQAYESWVVADPEGERLAAATLLGGLLEIFDRDGVPIARAAVPDPFQPAWAQGKSSNGRGVMAISPETRYGFTDLAATQRYLYGVFSGRRVDEDGPVWASQEVQVYTWDGAYVKTLRLDRAAEAIAIDVSDTWLYASGLEPTPWIGRFRLPEFKQ is encoded by the coding sequence GTGAGGCGGTCAGCGATCGGGGTGTCGGTCGCCGCGGTTCTGGCGGTCGGCGCCTGTCGTCAGGCGGAGCCGGCCACGATCGACGCCGACAGCCCTGCCGAGTTGACGCCGGACGCCGTGTTCGCGGACGACTCGCTGGGGTGGATCGTCGAGATCGGGTTGGCCGGGGACCGCGTGGTGGCGCTGGACGCGATGCTGGAGCCGTCGGTTCACGTCGTCGATCTCGAGACACCGGGGCGCCTCGGTTCCTACGGCCGCCAGGGCGACGGGCCGGGCGAGTTCAAGGACCCGGAGCAGGTCGTGATCGGGGCTGCGGCATCGCCCGACGAGGTCTGGATCCTCGATGGCATCCATCAGCGCCTCACGCGGTTGTCCCTGCCGGAGATTGAAGCGGGTGCGGAAGTGAACCCCGAAACCGTCCCGCTGAACGGCCCGATCGCCGGTGCGCTCGTGCGCGCCTCCGACGGGACGTGGTTCGCCGGCGGATGGATCACGGAGGGTCGTATCGGTCGCTACCACGCGGACCGGAGCTACGACCGCACCATCCTGGGTTTCCCGCCCAACGTGGCGGAGGCGCCGGGAACGACGCTCCCGCAGGCCTACGAGAGCTGGGTCGTGGCGGATCCCGAGGGGGAGCGTCTGGCCGCCGCGACGCTTCTCGGCGGGCTGCTCGAGATCTTCGACCGTGACGGCGTTCCGATCGCCCGGGCGGCGGTGCCCGATCCCTTCCAGCCCGCGTGGGCCCAGGGAAAATCGAGCAACGGGCGGGGCGTCATGGCCATCAGCCCGGAGACGCGTTACGGCTTCACGGACCTGGCCGCTACGCAACGCTACCTGTACGGCGTCTTCTCGGGACGGAGAGTGGATGAGGACGGACCCGTCTGGGCGTCACAGGAGGTACAGGTCTACACCTGGGACGGCGCATACGTGAAGACGCTACGCCTCGACCGCGCCGCGGAGGCCATCGCCATCGACGTCTCCGACACGTGGCTCTACGCGAGCGGACTCGAGCCCACGCCGTGGATCGGCCGCTTCCGGCTCCCGGAGTTCAAGCAATGA
- a CDS encoding carboxypeptidase regulatory-like domain-containing protein, translating into MTIAVVSLLAVAVPPAAGQDGEECGDRAALRVAVLDESGTVALPGATVVLRWNEARRRPVREAADPQGRFFLCAPRDAREATLWAELGDGSSEQAVVAFEPGDVHEVELRVLIGTVRAGRIIGRVYDGVTGDAVATAAVSVRGRGRQAQSNRRGRFVLSAVPEGQHELEVGHIGYASLGHAVTVTRGLTTEVEIGLAPTPVEMEPLVATVTRSRRLEIKGFYERKLWGELVSGGTFFTEADIERRRPQRISHMIADMSGIRLGRDGRFYSTRLSAGFSGGGCRIKTFLDNVDVTDAPLHTLVLPVEVAGVEIYKGPASLPAEFGGSDTRCGAIVIWTK; encoded by the coding sequence ATGACGATCGCGGTGGTATCCCTGCTGGCGGTCGCCGTGCCTCCGGCGGCCGGACAGGACGGGGAGGAGTGTGGCGACCGGGCTGCGCTTCGCGTCGCGGTCCTGGACGAATCCGGGACGGTCGCCCTGCCCGGGGCCACCGTGGTGCTCCGCTGGAACGAGGCGAGGCGCAGGCCGGTGCGCGAAGCCGCCGATCCCCAGGGCCGTTTCTTCCTATGCGCCCCCCGTGACGCGCGAGAGGCGACGCTGTGGGCCGAGTTGGGGGACGGGTCGAGTGAGCAGGCCGTCGTTGCCTTCGAACCCGGAGACGTACATGAGGTGGAACTCCGGGTCCTCATCGGTACGGTCCGCGCGGGGCGGATCATCGGCCGGGTATACGATGGCGTGACCGGCGATGCCGTGGCCACGGCCGCCGTATCCGTCCGGGGTCGGGGCAGGCAGGCCCAGAGCAACCGGCGCGGCAGGTTCGTTCTGTCCGCCGTCCCCGAGGGGCAGCATGAACTGGAGGTAGGACACATCGGCTACGCGTCGCTTGGCCACGCCGTGACGGTGACGCGCGGGCTCACCACGGAAGTGGAGATCGGGCTCGCGCCGACGCCGGTCGAAATGGAGCCGCTCGTGGCGACCGTGACGAGATCTCGCCGCCTGGAGATCAAGGGGTTCTACGAGCGAAAGCTGTGGGGTGAACTCGTGAGCGGAGGCACGTTCTTCACCGAAGCCGACATCGAGCGTCGGCGACCGCAGCGCATCAGCCACATGATCGCCGACATGTCGGGAATCAGGCTGGGACGAGACGGTAGGTTCTACAGCACGAGATTGTCGGCCGGGTTTTCAGGGGGCGGCTGCAGAATCAAGACGTTCCTCGACAATGTCGATGTGACCGATGCACCCCTCCACACTCTCGTCCTTCCGGTGGAGGTCGCGGGAGTCGAGATATACAAGGGGCCGGCATCGCTTCCGGCCGAGTTCGGCGGCTCCGACACACGCTGCGGCGCCATCGTGATCTGGACGAAGTAG
- a CDS encoding zf-HC2 domain-containing protein, which translates to MEFCTQIDEWTLNRYADGELPEPHAAAVREHLRSCAVCRREVRLIRELSAAIRTLPTPKPPDGLFEEIFPAEAGSAALIPFALAQAEPAGFSRRRVAGSRALTVSAGALMLAVIAAVLLLTVGPERAMAGASTLRFHGEEPGALTLRYETISPLAAEPGVRARLRYWVPDSLRFAQTEPGYRVVELSRDDPGVFSGTVDLPPGAVYAAAAVEDLDGDYIDSDFGRSWEYLETDADGRSTLDARLYQVLATADLSPARAVAVTEQALSEYPERPELWAALLLYGRGALPEDSGEMPPTAHLERLKRMDAAARPRDPGAGEMHALSLYARLLGREGIEAYWRSELTAEHPRHEYASQARLETILLSATSHAEKIDALDRSWTLAPMPSVAQVGLQLSYEVADPALTRVWLERYAADAVIRDTRLDVEVTERMVEVSALGAIAEEWILQQLNGRPDWLGRDRPLAGTRANFEAEAAESLARLHVLLGRLRMARGDRAGALDAFERAAELSWDPRVFVELARFHAETGSSTRAAQLLALAQADPVIPLEPYGPEGEDWVTAPTEARLAVARAAWREHLSSSLLDEWVNVGATLETASGEERALHEVTGGDVTLIIQSLRPSYVSEETLDLLRANGPKLAAADARALLVTVNPDSRDEDQPAAEGGTPELPPFLHDRRSEVWEALGAWREVQFFVVDRGGTLRYRGEALAPALRIALMLEDHPRASVR; encoded by the coding sequence ATGGAGTTCTGCACGCAGATCGACGAGTGGACGCTGAACCGCTACGCGGACGGGGAGCTGCCCGAACCGCATGCCGCTGCCGTGCGGGAACACCTTCGTTCGTGCGCGGTCTGTCGACGCGAGGTCCGGCTCATTCGCGAGTTGAGTGCCGCGATACGGACCCTCCCGACGCCGAAGCCGCCCGATGGACTGTTCGAAGAGATCTTCCCCGCGGAAGCGGGCAGTGCCGCCCTCATCCCGTTCGCCCTTGCACAGGCGGAGCCGGCAGGGTTCTCCCGGAGACGGGTTGCGGGCTCCCGAGCCCTGACGGTCTCGGCGGGGGCCCTCATGCTGGCCGTGATCGCGGCGGTTCTCCTGTTGACGGTCGGGCCCGAGCGGGCCATGGCGGGCGCGAGCACCCTGCGGTTCCACGGTGAGGAGCCGGGCGCGCTCACGCTCCGGTACGAGACGATTTCGCCGCTCGCGGCGGAACCCGGCGTCCGGGCGCGGCTGCGATACTGGGTGCCCGACTCGCTCCGCTTCGCGCAAACCGAACCTGGATACCGCGTGGTCGAACTCTCCCGGGATGACCCCGGCGTCTTCTCCGGAACCGTCGATCTGCCCCCCGGCGCCGTGTACGCGGCCGCCGCCGTCGAAGACCTGGACGGAGACTACATCGACAGCGACTTCGGCCGGTCCTGGGAGTATCTCGAGACGGACGCGGACGGCCGATCGACGCTCGACGCCCGCCTGTACCAGGTGCTGGCCACCGCGGACCTGAGCCCCGCGAGGGCCGTCGCGGTGACCGAACAGGCGCTGTCGGAGTACCCCGAGCGCCCCGAGCTATGGGCAGCCCTCCTCCTGTATGGTCGAGGTGCCCTGCCCGAGGACTCCGGTGAGATGCCGCCAACCGCGCACCTGGAACGCCTTAAACGGATGGACGCGGCCGCTCGGCCAAGGGACCCCGGGGCGGGCGAGATGCACGCGCTGAGCCTCTACGCCCGCCTCCTCGGCCGGGAGGGTATCGAGGCCTATTGGCGGAGCGAGCTGACCGCCGAACATCCCCGGCACGAGTACGCGTCGCAGGCTCGCCTCGAGACCATCCTGCTGTCGGCGACGTCGCATGCCGAAAAGATCGATGCGCTGGACCGGAGTTGGACGCTCGCACCGATGCCCTCAGTAGCCCAGGTCGGGCTGCAGCTCTCCTATGAGGTCGCCGATCCGGCACTTACCCGAGTCTGGCTCGAGAGGTACGCAGCCGACGCCGTGATTCGAGACACCCGGCTCGATGTCGAAGTGACGGAACGCATGGTTGAAGTATCGGCTCTTGGGGCGATCGCCGAGGAGTGGATCCTGCAACAGTTGAACGGGCGGCCGGACTGGCTCGGCCGGGATCGGCCGCTCGCCGGGACGCGAGCCAACTTCGAGGCGGAGGCCGCCGAAAGTCTGGCCCGCCTGCATGTGCTCCTAGGACGGCTGCGGATGGCTCGAGGGGACCGGGCAGGGGCGCTCGATGCCTTCGAGCGCGCCGCCGAACTCAGCTGGGATCCCCGTGTGTTCGTGGAGTTGGCAAGGTTCCACGCGGAGACCGGCTCTTCGACTCGCGCGGCCCAATTGCTGGCGCTCGCGCAGGCCGACCCCGTCATCCCGCTCGAACCCTACGGGCCCGAAGGAGAAGACTGGGTGACCGCTCCGACCGAGGCCCGTTTGGCTGTAGCCCGCGCGGCATGGCGGGAGCATCTGTCATCGTCACTGCTCGATGAATGGGTCAACGTGGGCGCCACGCTCGAAACTGCCTCTGGAGAAGAGAGGGCGTTGCACGAAGTGACCGGTGGCGACGTAACGCTGATCATCCAGTCCCTTCGACCCAGCTACGTCTCCGAGGAGACCCTGGATCTGCTGAGGGCCAATGGTCCGAAACTGGCGGCGGCTGACGCGCGAGCGTTGCTGGTCACGGTCAATCCTGATTCTCGGGACGAGGATCAGCCCGCCGCTGAGGGCGGCACTCCTGAGCTACCCCCCTTCCTCCATGACAGGCGATCCGAAGTCTGGGAAGCCCTCGGTGCCTGGAGGGAGGTGCAGTTCTTCGTCGTGGACCGCGGCGGCACCCTGCGATATCGCGGGGAGGCTCTCGCACCCGCGCTCCGTATCGCACTCATGTTGGAAGATCATCCTCGGGCGTCGGTCAGATAG